Proteins encoded in a region of the Coffea eugenioides isolate CCC68of unplaced genomic scaffold, Ceug_1.0 ScVebR1_2434;HRSCAF=3460, whole genome shotgun sequence genome:
- the LOC113756634 gene encoding uncharacterized protein LOC113756634, whose product MSFVHAKCSVDERKELWTSLLHDKPTLLPWCVGGDFNVILAAHEKRGGRPFAIAEGVDFMNFMEEAEVFYVGFSGSKFTWSNNRRSRARISKRLDRFLVNGSCLDFSNDISVLHLARHPSDHAPLKVSFATRSDNKPRPFRFLNVWTSKPDLLEVIRHVWKQDVGGPPLRVLCSKLLATRRAIQSWNKQHFGNIFDAVRSSEMAVQRAEELLDHDYSEECQIELNKAQAELRYSMSIEEQYWRQKARVKWLRHGDRNTRYFHAVVRQRRAQGMIHRIKKSNGAWVEKDDDIASEATAYFNDLFTGSLESSTDMLHLIPHLVTEEDNGKLEALPSIEEVYGVIKLMDGESAAGPDRQIFYICLGSDLSRCLQCGTELLLWGGATTIHHFYFNYTNSKDAKSSGILSIQAYQSMQFFQ is encoded by the coding sequence ATGTCTTTTGTTCATGCAAAGTGCTCAGTGGATGAGCGTAAAGAGTTATGGACATCATTATTACATGATAAGCCTACTTTACTTCCTTGGTGTGTTGGAGGTGATTTCAACGTTATATTAGCAGCACATGAAAAGCGAGGGGGGCGTCCATTTGCTATAGCGGAAGGAGTGGATTTTATGAATTTCATGGAGGAAGCTGAGGTTTTTTATGTCGGTTTTTCAGGATCTAAATTTACATGGTCTAATAATCGACGGAGTAGAGCTCGGATTTCAAAAAGGTTGGACAGATTTTTAGTCAATGGATCTTGTTTGGATTTTTCAAATGACATTTCGGTACTTCACTTGGCAAGACACCCCTCCGATCATGCACCATTGAAGGTTTCTTTTGCAACTCGGTCAGATAACAAACCTCGGCCGTTCCGATTTCTGAATGTTTGGACTTCCAAACCAGATCTCTTGGAAGTGATTCGCCATGTTTGGAAACAAGATGTGGGTGGGCCTCCGCTACGCGTATTGTGTTCTAAATTATTGGCAACAAGGAGAGCTATTCAATCATGGAACAAGCAACATTTTGGGAATATTTTTGACGCTGTCCGTTCTTCAGAAATGGCGGTTCAACGAGCTGAGGAGTTGCTAGACCACGATTATTCCGAAGAGTGTCAAATTGAGCTTAATAAGGCACAAGCAGAATTGCGGTATTCAATGTCAATTGAAGAACAGTATTGGAGACAGAAGGCCAGGGTCAAATGGCTTCGTCATGGAGATAGGAATACAAGATATTTTCATGCGGTAGTAAGGCAGAGAAGAGCTCAAGGAATGATACACCGCATCAAAAAGTCCAATGGTGCGTGGGTGGAAAAGGACGATGATATAGCAAGTGAGGCAACGGCATATTTCAATGATCTTTTCACGGGCTCTTTGGAATCATCTACTGATATGCTACATTTAATTCCGCACTTGGTTACGGAAGAGGATAATGGAAAACTGGAAGCATTACCTTCAATTGAGGAGGTATATGGAGTCATAAAGTTAATGGATGGAGAAAGTGCAGCTGGCCCAGACAGGCAAATTTTTTACATTTGCTTGGGAAGTGATCTCTCAAGATGTTTACAATGCGGTACTGAGCTTCTTCTGTGGGGCGGAGCTACCACGATTCATCACTTCTACTTCAATTATACTAATTCCAAAGACGCCAAATCCTCAGGAATTCTCTCAATTCAGGCCTATCAGTCTATGCAATTTTTTCAATAA
- the LOC113756635 gene encoding cytochrome P450 71A2-like — translation MALINLDLSFFSIFSLLVFLLSLLKWFYAASKPQKKLPPSPPKLPIIGNLHQLGQFPHRSLQSLSRKYGPLMLLELGSKPMLVVSSSNAACQILKTHDLSFASRPKSGIPDKLFYGSKDIAFAPYGEYWRQLKSISMLHLLSNKRIQSFQHVREEETSLMIEKISRMCSSSAVNLSDMFLILTNDIICRVALGRKYSEEENGRKSMENLMVFGELLGIFDVGNYIPSLAWVNRFNGLDSKVKKTVKQIDGFLEGVIEEHMNKRKGKAESDSTTEARCQDFVDILIEINEEKTMGFALERDAMKAIILDVFGAGSDTTHSVMDWGMSELLKNPKVLHKLQAEVRDVTQGKPEITRADMEKMKYLKAVIKETMRLHTPVPLLGPKESNQDVKVMGYDVPKNTQVLVNAWAIARDPLLWENPEEFRPERFLGSSVDFHGLNFELIPFGAGRRVCPGINFAMSVTELALAKLVNKFNFTSPDGINPNELDMTESFGITVHRKFPLHAIATPYSC, via the exons ATGGCTTTAATCAATCTTgatctttcatttttctcaattttttcctTGCTCGTATTCCTTCTATCCCTTCTCAAATGGTTCTACGCTGCTTCTAAACCCCAGAAAAAGCTACCACCATCTCCACCAAAGCTCCCAATTATTGGCAATCTTCACCAGCTTGGCCAGTTTCCACATCGCTCCCTTCAATCACTGTCAAGAAAATATGGTCCACTCATGCTGCTTGAACTGGGAAGCAAGCCAATGCTGGTTGTCTCTTCCTCTAATGCAGCTTGCCAGATCTTGAAAACCCATGATTTATCCTTTGCAAGCAGGCCTAAATCGGGCATCCCAGATAAACTCTTTTACGGAAGCAAGGACATAGCTTTTGCGCCATATGGTGAGTATTGGAGACAACTAAAAAGCATTTCTATGCTTCATCTTTTGAGTAACAAAAGGATTCAGTCTTTTCAACATGTCAGAGAGGAAGAGACGTCACTCATGATCGAGAAGATCAGCCGAATGTGTTCTTCCTCAGCTGTAAACTTAAGTGACATGTTTTTAATTCTCACCAATGATATAATCTGTAGGGTTGCCTTGGGGAGGAAGTATAGTGAGGAagaaaatgggaggaaaagtaTGGAGAATTTGATGGTGTTTGGTGAGTTACTGGGTATTTTTGATGTAGGAAACTATATTCCTTCGCTTGCATGGGTTAATCGCTTCAATGGTTTGGATTCTAAAGTGAAGAAAACGGTTAAAcagattgatggatttcttgaGGGTGTGATAGAAGAGCACATGAATAAGAGGAAAGGAAAGGCCGAAAGTGACTCTACTACTGAGGCAAGATGCCAAGACTTTGTAGATATCTTGATTGAGATTAATGAGGAAAAGACTATGGGCTTTGCTCTTGAACGAGATGCTATGAAAGCTATCATCCTG GATGTCTTTGGTGCTGGATCTGATACAACACATTCAGTTATGGATTGGGGAATGTCAGAACTTCTAAAGAACCCCAAAGTCTTGCATAAATTGCAGGCTGAGGTAAGAGATGTGACTCAAGGAAAACCAGAAATAACTCGAGCTGATATGGAGAAAATGAAGTATTTAAAAGCAGTGATTAAAGAAACTATGCGACTTCATACTCCAGTTCCATTACTGGGTCCTAAAGAATCGAATCAAGACGTCAAAGTAATGGGGTATGATGTACCAAAGAACACACAGGTACTTGTGAATGCTTGGGCAATTGCAAGAGATCCATTGTTGTGGGAGAACCCTGAAGAATTTCGACCTGAGAGGTTTTTGGGTTCGAGTGTAGATTTTCATGGTTTGAACTTTGAGTTAATTCCGTTTGGTGCCGGACGAAGAGTTTGCCCGGGTATCAACTTTGCCATGTCAGTAACTGAACTTGCATTGGCAAAACTGGTCAACAAATTTAACTTTACATCACCCGATGGAATCAATCCAAACGAGTTGGACATGACCGAATCATTTGGTATCACAGTCCACAGAAAATTTCCTCTGCATGCCATTGCCACACCATATTCTTGCTAA
- the LOC113756636 gene encoding cytochrome P450 71A2-like — protein MALINLDLSFFSIFSSLILLLSLLKWFHAASKPQKKLPPSPPKLPIIGNLHQLGQFPHRSLQSLSRKYGPLMLLELGSKPMLVVSSSNAACQILKTHDLSFASRPKSGIPDKLFYGSKDIAFAPYGEYWRQLKSISMLHLLSNKRIQSFQHVREEETSLMIEKISRMCSSSAVNLSDMFLILTNDIICRVALGRKYSEEENGRKSMENLKVFGELLGIFDVGNYIPSLAWVNRFNGLDSKVKKTVKQIDGFLEGVIEEHMNKRKGKAESDSTAEARCQDFVDILIEINEEKTMGFALERDAMKAIILDVFGAGSDTTHSVMDWGMSELLKNPKVLHKLQAEVRDVTQGKPEITRADMEKMQYLKAVIKETLRLHTPVPLLGPKESNQDVKVMGYDVPKNTQVLVNAWAIARDPLLWENPEEFRPERFLGSSVDFHGLNFELIPFGAGRRVCPGVNFAMSVTELALAKLVNTFNFTSPDGINPNELDMTESFGITVHRKFPLHAIATPYSS, from the exons ATGGCTTTGATCAATCTTgatctttcatttttctcaattttttcctCGCTCATATTACTTCTATCCCTTCTCAAATGGTTCCATGCTGCTTCTAAACCCCAGAAAAAGTTACCACCATCTCCACCAAAGCTCCCAATTATTGGCAATCTTCACCAGCTTGGCCAGTTTCCACATCGCTCCCTCCAATCACTGTCAAGAAAATATGGTCCACTCATGCTGCTTGAACTGGGAAGCAAGCCAATGCTGGTTGTCTCTTCCTCTAATGCAGCTTGCCAGATCTTGAAAACCCATGATTTATCCTTTGCAAGCAGGCCTAAATCGGGCATCCCAGATAAACTCTTTTACGGAAGCAAAGACATAGCTTTTGCACCATATGGTGAGTATTGGAGACAACTAAAAAGCATTTCTATGCTTCATCTTTTGAGTAACAAAAGGATTCAGTCTTTTCAACATGTCAGAGAAGAAGAGACGTCACTCATGATCGAGAAGATCAGCCGAATGTGTTCTTCCTCAGCTGTAAACTTAAGTGACATGTTTTTAATTCTCACAAATGATATAATCTGTAGGGTTGCCTTGGGGAGGAAGTATAGCGAGGAagaaaatgggaggaaaagtaTGGAGAATTTGAAGGTGTTTGGTGAGTTACTGGGTATTTTTGATGTAGGAAACTATATTCCTTCGCTTGCATGGGTTAATCGCTTCAATGGTTTAGATTCTAAAGTGAAGAAAACAGTTAAACAGATTGACGGATTTCTTGAGGGTGTTATAGAAGAGCACATGAATAAGAGGAAAGGAAAGGCTGAAAGTGACTCTACTGCTGAGGCAAGATGCCAAGACTTTGTAGATATCTTGATTGAGATTAATGAGGAAAAGACTATGGGCTTTGCTCTTGAACGAGATGCTATGAAAGCTATCATCCTG GATGTCTTTGGTGCTGGATCTGATACAACACATTCAGTTATGGATTGGGGAATGTCAGAACTTCTAAAGAACCCCAAAGTCTTGCACAAATTGCAGGCTGAGGTAAGAGATGTGACTCAAGGAAAGCCAGAAATAACTCGAGCTGATATGGAGAAAATGCAGTACTTAAAAGCAGTGATTAAAGAAACTCTGCGACTTCATACTCCAGTTCCATTACTGGGTCCTAAAGAATCGAATCAAGACGTCAAAGTAATGGGGTATGATGTACCAAAGAACACGCAGGTACTTGTGAATGCTTGGGCAATTGCAAGAGATCCGTTGTTATGGGAGAACCCGGAGGAATTTCGACCTGAGAGGTTTTTGGGTTCGAGTGTAGATTTTCATGGTTTGAACTTTGAGTTAATTCCGTTTGGTGCTGGACGAAGAGTTTGCCCGGGTGTCAACTTCGCCATGTCAGTAACTGAACTTGCATTGGCAAAACTGGTCAACACATTTAACTTTACATCACCTGATGGAATCAATCCAAACGAGTTGGACATGACCGAATCATTTGGTATCACAGTCCACAGAAAATTTCCTCTGCATGCCATTGCCACACCATATTCTTCCTAA